CCACGATGGGGAGAATCCCGGTTGATTTGTATCCGGCGCCATCATTCTGTACACTAATTGCGCTAACATAATTTTGCCCCGCATCGGCCAGCAATATCTGGTCCCAATACCTGCGTGGAAGCAGCTCACCTTCATATATAGTCATTCCCATCGGAAAGCCAGAGCCTGTTTCAATCAGATCAGGTACCACGCCAGGGTCATTCTGGTGCCAGTGCCTGCGCGGAATTTCGTCTTCCAGGTTTGTGCGGTTTAGTCGCCAGCTGGCTCCGGTCATTTCATCAATGTATCCAAAATTACCGTTTTCCATCACATAGGAAACCCTGTCGCCTCCATTCCCCGGCTCCTCCTGGTCGGACTGCCACATCGTGCCATAGCTATCCACGGCTACTTCAAACCCATTGCGGAAGTTTTCAGCCATGATTTCAACCTTCGTGAAATCCTGCTCGCATCTAAAAACGACACCTTGCTTAAACTGCCTGAAATCAATCGGCCGCTCATATTTATCCAGCAACGGCCTGTCCTGCCCATCGACAAGCTGCCTGCCTGCATTGCCGAAGTTGAAATAAAATTTACCGTCGGGGCCAAAAACAAAAGCATGGATACCGGCGTCATGCTGTGACCCGCCAATACCTTTGAACAAAATCTCTTTGGTATCAGCCTTATCGTCACCATCGGTATCCGTAAATAGCCAGACGAACGGGCTTTGAGATACCACAGCTTTGTTTCCCATTACCCAGATCCCCAGCGGTGCATTAATTTCCGGTCCCTGGTAAAACACCTTGGTAACATCAGCCTTTCCATCACCGTCTTTGTCTTCCAGGATCAGGATTCGGTCACCCATACCCAGCTCCGATTTTCCATTCACGGCAGGTCGGTAATTGTAAGCCTCGCATACCCACACCCTCCCACGATGGTCGACATCAATGTTGATCGGATTGATCACATTCGGCTCCGAGGCGAACAAAGTTGCTTCCAGACCGTCCGCTACTTTCAGACCAGCAACAGCATTTCTGGAAAACCGTTTTTCAGGTTCCGAAAGCGCAGCATAAACACTATCAGGATTAGTAACTATTAATGTATCAGCAAGTTGACAAAAACCGTAAAGATGGAGAAAGACAGTATTTACGGCAACCAGTAACGCAGATCTCTTAAAATTGAATTGTTTCAAAACAAACTTTGATGATGCAGACTTTTCAAAAAACGTATAAAAATACCTTTTGTTTCCTGAATAACGAAATGAAGCTGAGCAGGTTTTGGAATAAATTTTGAATTCGTTGTTTTGTTATATAACAAAACGAACTACCTTTATGTCACTGATTTTACACATACTATATTTTTTGTGAGAGAAAAATTGAAGCAGCTGATGTCAGAGCATCTAATTAGAAAGGGACAATTGAAAATAACACTTTACAATCTGGAAGCAATAGGCGCACTGACGTCCGATTTGCAAGACCGGATTCTGGATGAGTTAGCCGAGCTGGACAGGTCAGTTGAGAAGCTGAGTGAAATATTGAAAGTAATGGGAGATTAAATAAGTGAAATGAAAAACTTCAAATGGAAAATCTGATCAAAAAATTACTGGAAGCGAACAGCGTTGAACTATACGGAGCGGCCAGCCAGGCTTGCATTGCATATTTCCCCAAAGCCAGCGATGAGGAACAACAGCTTCTGAGAAAAATAATGATTCAAAAAGCTGATGAAATGATGTCTCAGGCAATGGAAACACGGCAGAAAGCCGCAGAATTAATCGCGGAATACGAAAACAAAGACATTAACATTGAAATTGACGGTAAAAAGTACCCCCTGAGCGAGTGGGTTACTATGAAAGAATATTGCCGCCGCTTCGGGTTAAAAAACACAATGATCATTAACAACTGGATCACCCGTGAAATAATACCTAAAGAAAACATTCTGAATATCACCCAGCTGAATAATTTGAGGCTGATTAAGGCGGTACCTTACAAAGGATAATCTCTATTCAGGATATTTCGACGGGTCCAGCCTATTGTCAAAAATTGATAATAATGTGATCTTGTCGGAATCGATCATGAAAAATATCGATGTTTGCGCAGAAGCTACACATCGCCGTATTTCGTTTTGTTTGATGAAAACCGGGAACTGGAGAGGATGATTTTTTACGCGGGTGATTTGAAAATCAATCTCGCTAAGAACACGTAGGGCGATTTTTTCACCCCATTTGACGAACAAATATTCTGTCAGGATTTCGTAGTCAAGAAT
The genomic region above belongs to Dyadobacter pollutisoli and contains:
- a CDS encoding type II toxin-antitoxin system RelE/ParE family toxin, which encodes MPDSKALQWTERAILDYEILTEYLFVKWGEKIALRVLSEIDFQITRVKNHPLQFPVFIKQNEIRRCVASAQTSIFFMIDSDKITLLSIFDNRLDPSKYPE